The DNA region acatttggaccacctttaattggcttaattattagtcaaaaatcTTAGTCTAAGTTTTATTAGGTAGTTTTTTCAGTTTCCTGGTTTAAAGGCAAAATTTTCTTCGCACAGTCTGAAGCAGCGCCAGCGAGTAATCCAGTGGACAGTTTTTATTCAAATCAGAATTCAGTCTTCATGATCCACATTTTACTCAGATCTACACTTATGGTTGAGCCTTATTTTGAGTGGTTTTCAACTGCAAATCTTGAGGAAAGATTGGTTATTTTTTTGGCTATAAATATAGCTCAAACTCATGGGATTCTTTACAAGCTTAATCACAATTCTAATCCCACTTCAACTACTCTTTCGAATCAGATTTTACAAGAGGATTTCATACTGGTTTTTTCACAGTTCTTCACGTGTTCTTATCCTGGTTGATTGAAGGTTCGGCCGTGTTGGTGAATCTTGATGTATTGCACAGTGTCAGCTTGAAGATGAGgaaggcttagctaggagtactttttgtaaccattagtgtaggatggttattgtgtgactccttgtaacccttgtgatcatctagtggattgggctgacgtgaagtgcccTGCAAACGTAGGAgtggagctccgaactgcgtaatcAATTCTGATGTCTGGTtccttttattgctttattgtttttatgtttttatgtatCTGTTTTATAGTTTATTTCTTTCAGATAAATAATTCCTTTATAATAAAGTTGGAACCTTTAGctaaattgtacattcaagacccacaataaaatttcaattggtatcagaccCACAATTGGGTGGTCGGAAATCCGCTGATTTCCAGCAGTGGGTATGGCTTTCCTTGTAGGTTGCATTGACTTCTCTGGTTTACTTTGGCAGGGTAAGTGGAAACAATTTCGTGATTTTCAAATTATACTCCTTACTTTTCATGTTCGAGACACAGATAAATTACtgttttttatatatgtattccaAAACAATATTTACATCAAGATTTTATGTATAGAATATAAATtgagaataaaaaattaagaatacacATATTTCATATCATCAAGACTCATGATGACTTCTGTAGTAGAAGCCCAGTGGAGTCGTCGTAGACTTGTAGCTTTAATAAGATAGTACACCCGTTTCACCATCACCCCTATTCCCACATCACTTTTTGGCGCCATTGCCGGGGATTGGAAATTTGGTTGTATTGAGTTTTTACCTTTATTTTCTAGCATTAAGGGTAGTTAATccttaggagatcaagttttatttttatttttgttttatttttctttaagttttattttcacTAACCCATAACCAAAGTGCTTCCAAGTATGTTTTGTTTGGTGTTTGTTGCTAGGTGTCCCTCTTGGTTTATGCACACAAGATCAAAGGGGAGAGTAAACTTGCTTCCCCTTAACCAAGAGCTTTTGAGGGACATAAGGAGGGACAAAAGGGTTTTGCTCGGGTGGCTCAAggagtttgaaaattttgaagttgAAATGGAGATCGGAGACACGAGCAACCTGGGGCAAAGTTCCCCTAATGGAACAAGCAATATACAAAGCCCGAGGCAAAGGGAACGCAATGGGGAGAATCAAGGAGAGCAACAAAATGCGCCTCAAGCACCGGTACCTCCCATTCAAGTACCGACACAACAAATGGTGAATCCAAATGTGAACCCCTACTTCGGAGGAACGATAGGGATGTCACAAGCTCAATTCCCTTTCTATCAAGGTGGCATTTCTCAAGGTTATGGGTAACAACAACAAGCTCCACACCAACAAGGGCAAAGGATTGGGATGCAACACCTTCTAAATCAAATGAATCCCAATCTCTTTCAACAATTTGCACAAAACTTTCCACAAGCGATCCCACATATGTTTCAACAAGGAGTGCAACTACCAATGGCGGCAAAGTATTGTGTATCCGGGGGTTGATGCCAAAAactttgaactcaagacctcctTAATCTAAATGGTCCAAGCCAATCAATTTGGAGGTGCAAGAGTGGAGGACCCGAAAGCTCATGTGGTGCACTTTGACCGAATTTGCCAAACAATAAAGATGAATGGGATCCCGAGTGATGCTATAAAGTTGAGGTTGTTCCCATTTTCACTCCAAGATCAAGCTCTAAGTTGGCTTAACTCCTTCCCGGCCAACCACTTTGTAACATGGGAGCAATTATACAAGGCCTTAATGCAAGAGTATTGTCCTCCTTCCAAGGCTGCAAAGTTGAAGAAACTCATTCAAAACTTTCAACAATTTGGGAATGAGAATCTATATGAAGCATGGAAGAGGTTCAAGGAGTTGAGAAGGCAATGTCCCAAGAATTTGCTTACACCGGGGGATTTCATCTCATCATTCTATGAGGGACTATTGGATAGTTCCAAAACCATCCTTGACATGTCATCTTATGGAGGGATCTTTATGGACAAAGGCCCGGAGCATGGGGAGCAAATTATTGAAAGAATAACATCCAACACGGCATATTGGTATAATGAAATAAGTGAACCTCCGAAGAAAGAAAAGCCAGCCGGTATGTTTGAGGTGGATGACAAGATGGCTATGCAAGCTCAACTAAACTCTATCCAACACATGCTCAAGCAAATGATGCAAAACCCCAAGCAAAGTATGTAAGCGGTTGCCCAACCGACACCTCAAGGTCCTTATATGACAAACTCTTACTCTTTGCCACAATCACCATGTAATTCACTAGGACCTCATCAAAGCATTGCCATAGTTGCTTGTTGTGCCATTTGTGGAGGAAACCATGCCTCTCAATCTTGTCAATTATTGGATCCAAGTGGCCAAGGCTCATTTTCAAGTATGGAACAAGTTGATGCAATAGGGTTTTCTAGGCCTCAAGGGCAAAGTTTTCAAGGTTATGGTCAACAACAAAGGAATCAATTTGGAGGTCAATTTGGGAATCAATATGGAACTTCAATGAACAATCAAGGAAGGAACCCACCCCCGGGCTTTGAAAGAAACCAAGGAAATATGGGTGGCAATCAAGGGAACAATTGGAGAGTCAACCAAGGCCAAGGCCAATGGAACAATCAAAGTGGTCAAGGGTATGGTAACAATCAAAATCATCAAGGGACCTCTAACTCTTCCCAAGATCCGAATATGAAGActtttatgaaaatgattatgAATCAAATGAGCAAGTTATAAACCGAAGTGGAAAGTCTTCGAACTCAACAACAAGGTGGAGGTGCCCAAGGTTCTAGCCAAGCCTCCTCTTCTAGTGGTAAAATACCGGCTAACACCGAAAATCCAAGGAATCATGTGAATGCTATCACCACTAGGAGTGAGAAGGCCTTGAAAGATCCACCATATCCTACAAATGATCaagattttgaaaaaaagatgagaaaaataaaagtaaccaagggaaAGAGGAAGTGGAAGTAGAAGACATTCTTGAAAGTGTAATGGGGAGAAGTCTCTCATCCAAAGAGACAAAGATAAAGGGAAGGCTCCTATGCAAGTTGAAAGCAATGAAAGCAAGAAGGGTGCACCAAAGGGCAAGCAAACACATGATTCGGTTATACCATGCAACCTCTTACCATTTCCACAAAGGTTGTGGAAGTCAAAAGACACCGAGAGAGAGAACAAGTTTAAGATGATGTTGGACAAGCTTGAGATATCCATGCCCTTTGTAGATGTCGTTACTCAAATTTCTTCTTACAAGAAATTTTTGAAGGACACTTTGAGTAACAAGAAGAAGTTAGAGAATAGTGCGGTGGTTGATATGAGTGAAGGAGCCTTGACATGTGCCGTACTCCAAAAACATTTGCCACCGAAGTTGAAGGACCCCGGGAGTTTTGCTATTCCATGCATTGTGGGAGGATTTGTAGTAGGACGTGCCTTATGTGATCTTGGAGCTAGTGTGAGCCTCATGCCGTATTCTCTTTGCAAAAGCCTCAACCTTGGTGAACCTAAGCCTACTACTAATAACACTCCAAATGGCGGACCGCTCAATCAAACTAACGCTCAATCAAAGCtaattaatatgttaactatattaattacaatccttccaaaattaaaatacctcTCAATTGTCTTATTTGTCAtctcttattatttatggttAGAATCTCACATTATTTTGGATACAATCACAACCCTTGATTGCACTTATTTGAATGCCTAGGATTTGTCCTCATTGTCGTACGAACTATGTGTACTCatgtgaccctatatatatatagacttctGCTCAAACGCGACCGTGCCTTAACGTGCTCAGTGCGATCACTTAAAAAaggcaccaatagtgttaggaaaataaacaacaatgaaatgcacaaatacaccacAAAAACAAGAACACAcccaaaaaatgcaccacacttaatACGCATTTATGAACATTGTGTGGTGCTTTTATGCATATTTAATGGTAcattttggtgatgcgtacctaatggtgtattttttttttgttgtatttttgttgtgattttcGTTACACTattggtgcggccgcactgaccgcacgttaaggcgcgaCTGCACGATTGGAGTACTAAGGTGCGGTGAAAGGAGAGCCactgatcttgccaaaatcaatgTCCAAGATTAACAACGTTTAAAAAAATACGGTGggtaatttggtcatttttcatatggtcaaacttaaggtgcatagtgtttgtgcttaaggtgtgtcgtaTGCCTTCATTACGTGCGTAATTTCTATGCTTAAAGTGCGCGtagttgagaacttaaggtgcctaagttttgtgcttaaggtgcgtatgttttgtgcttaaggtatgtggttttccttcttatggTACGTGGCTTATGTGCTTAAGGTGATTCAGTTCTTTAGTTGATAACTTAAGGTGCTTTTTGTTGAAACTTGGTTGtgtcggtctaaagctttagatgcgtggtttttctttttaaggtgcgtggtatTCATTCTTAAAGTGTGTCTTtgtatcacttaaggtgcgctaTTGTTATAAACTGAAGGTGCGCAATGTTAagacttaaggtgcgccattttaacagTTAAGGTGTGCGTTTCTATTACTTAAGGTGCGCgttctaacacttaaggtgcaccaatTTTAGCTTATGTTTCTTCCTTctagacaaatttttttttaaatcattgatttgagccgttgatctagattgatcaactgtcatatatatatatatatatatatatatatatatacttatttatttatatatttatttatagagtGAGATCAAATCATCAAATGCTAAATGAAGTGTCCAAGTAAAATTTGCAGGTTAATGATAGTTATTAATATTGCCAAAATCCACCATCCAAATTGAACACTGattaaaaaaatgcggtgacattatggtaattttgaatatttttgaaaGCTTAAGTTGTGTATTttcaaaacttaaggtgcgtaattttaacacttaaggtgatCTATTTAAATACTTTAAGTGCGTCAATTTTACACTTGAGAACATAAGGTGCGTTATTCTAAAGTTTAAGGCCGGTGTGTATGTTCAAAGCGTAAGGTatttcattttaacacttatatATTTAAGGTGCCTCAATTATACATTTAAATGCATAATATAACTTCTGCACTTAAGATGTGTCATTTCAACACTTGCGTGATTTTACCACTTAGGTACGTCTttgtaacacttaaggtgcgtcatttttaaCACTAAAAATATGCTATTTTAACACTTAAATGCGTCATTCTAATAAATAAGGTACGTCTTTGTAACACGTAAAGCTGCATCAGATCTCACCCTATGTTTTGCTCGAGAGACTTTTGCATTGACTTCTCCTGTTTACTTTGGCATGGTAGGTGGAAAGAAGGTTCCTATATCATCAAGGCTCAGGATGACTTATGTAGCAAAAGCGTGGTAGGTAGAAAGAAGGTTCCTATATATCTTCAAGGCTCACGATGACTTCTGTAGCAAACGCGCAATGGAGTCGTCGTAATATAttacataaattaaattaaattgtaatttattgaTGAGCCACGCAATATCTAATGATTGCGTCggctatatatacatacaagttGAGCAATAACAAGTGCAAGCATTGTACCACCACATTTCATCAAATTAAGCATCCAAACTAAACAGTAGTTATGGCTTTTCTTGCAGTAACTTCTCTAATGAGAACTTTAGAGTTTCAGTTCCTACACCCCCAACCACGAGTCATTCTTTCAAACAGAGAGCAGACTGAGTCTCTTTATGAAAAACTTGGTCGTTTCCTAGTTTTTCTTGATATATTTGAGAAGAATGCCGACAATCTTCCGGAGATGAGAGCAGTCATAGAAGAAATTATAGATGTGACTGTCCAGGCTGATGATGACATTGAAGAGGAACTGTTGACCGGCTTCAGAACTAGTGTACTGCAGCAGCAGCCCACTGCTTCAACAAAACTTGAAGAAACCTTGCAGCGCATAGTGGATGACGTTGAAAATCTGGTGCAGATTACAATAAACACCAGTGAGCTTGTCAACAGTAATCTCACGGTTGGAGGCTCCTACCCACAACATACCTCCCATGTGGATTTGGTCCACGAGGACACCAGTGAGGTTGTGAACAGTAATCTCACGGTTGGAGGCTCCTCCTCACAACATAACTCGTGTGAGGAGGATGCAATGGTAGGACAATCAGAAGAGCTGGATAAGGTAATGAGTCAGCTCCTTGGTGGCAAAGATAAACAACCACTCCAAGTAATGGCACTTGTGGGCATGGGCGGCATTGGCAAGACAACTTTTGCTAAAAGAATTTATGATGAGCCTAGAGTCATATCTCATTTCGATTTACGTGCTTGGACAACCATGTCTCAAGAGCATAACAAAGGACAAGCGATCCTTGACCTTTGTTGTTGCGTCAAGCCATCAAGCAGTGCCTTCAACAATGAAATGAAGGACGATCTAGCTGAGCAACTTTGCAAAAGTTTATCAGGCCGTAGGTACCTTATTATTGTGGACGACATATGGACTACTGCTGCCTGGGATGATATCCACAGATGTTTTCCTGATGATAATAATGGGAGCAAAATATTGTTGACGACGCGAGCTAAAGAGGTAGCCAAGTATGCAGGCTCTGGTGAGTGTTCTTATGACATGCGTTTCTTAAATGAAAAGGAAGGTTGGGGTTTATTTCATAAGAAGTTTTTGGAAAAAGAATTACTTGAGAGAGATGAATTTAAAAAAGTCGGGATGAACATTGTTCGGAAATGTCATGGTTTACCAATCACAGTTGTGGTGATGGCAGGGCTTCTATCTAAAACCGATAAGTCAATAGGTGAAtgggaaaaaattgaaaaaaacttaaattctCTATTGGCTTTAGACCTTCATGAGCGATTTTCAAGAATACTCACGTTAAGTTACAACCACTTGCCTAGTCATTTGAAGGGTTGTTTTTTGTATTTAGGAGCTTTTCATGAAGATAGTGAGATTCCAGTTAAAAAGCTTATTAGGTTATGGATTGCAGAGGGATTTGTAGAGACAATAAGTCATAGAAAGAAGCTAGAAGAAGTATGTAGAGATTATTTGCAAGATCTTATTGATAGATGTTTAGTTATGGTTAGTAAGAAATGCTTTGATGGCCAAATCAAGACCTGTACCGTGCATGATCTGTTACTCGAGTTGTGCTCGAGCAAGGCTATAAACGAGAACCTTTTGTTCCTTGAAACTACTGGTAGCAACCATACTTTTGGTCGCTTTCTTCGATTAAGTGATGAGCGTTGGTTAAGTATTAAAGTAGTAAATACAGATTTTCATATTTCCATTTCTTCCAAGAAATGGCGTtccattttatgttttaatagcTCTGGTATGAAATGGTTTTTGCAAGCCACCTCTTTTAAGAAGTTAATAGTGTTAGACTTGAGCAAGATTGACTTCAAGTCAGGTGTGCCTCAAGATATTACAGATCTTGTTTTCCTAAGGTACCTAGCATTAGCCTCAAGTATGCTTCTAAAGCATATACCTTTGGACAAGAATTGGAATCTACAGACACTAATTATCAGTGAAGGAGATGATAAGGATGCCCACAAGCTGCTGCCTCATGGAATTTGGGATAATTTGCAACAACTAAGGCATCTTGAAATCAACCACAAGCTGCAGGTTTCTATTGATCTTCTAAAAGTTCAAGAAAACCTGCAGACACTTTATTGGTTGTCTATCTCACAGTGCACAGAGGAAGTGTTTAAGAGAATCCCGAATGTTAAAGAGTTGGGAATAGTTGCAGGAGAACACGACAAAGTGTTGCCACAAGATTTAAATAACCTGTGTTGTTTAGATTATCTTGAGAAGCTAAGAGTTGATGGCTCTGACCACCCTTTACACTTGCCTCCACAGCCACAGGGTcatattttcccaaaaaaccTCAAGGAGTTGACATTTGTGAGTACCCGCATACCATGGAGCGAGATGAGTATTATTAGTATGCTATCTAATCTGGAGGTGCTTAAACTCAAGAACTCGGCCTGCAAGGGACAGGTGTGGGAACTAACTGAGGGTCGTGGCTTCCCTCAGTTAAAAGTTCTTATCATTTCTGGCACAGATTTGAAGGTGTGGAAGGCATACAGGGACTCTCCTTTCCCTAAACTCGAGCGCTTAAAACTAAAAAAGTGCTTCGAGTTGAAAGAGATGCCAGATTGTTTTGAACGTAGCATGACACTCCAATTAATTAAGTTGGTGTATTGCTCTGCTTCCCTTGTTCATTCTGCTAACAAGATTAAAAAAGATATGTTTGATGTTCTTGACTTCCATACTCGACCAGGTATGTCTCTTAactaattattttctttaaaaaaaaaaaactaattattttctttatttaatttctttcatcTACTATTCTTTACTTTTCATAATTCATTTTATGGTAAAATACTAGACCGTCACCAATCACCATGTTGATCCTCTAAGAAGAAGAAGGTTCTAGTGAATAAGCTTGTAGAGATCAGAAGAAACCTGAGTATCCCCATACTTTAATGGTAAGTCTAGCtcttatatatttgtaatatgcAAATATTGAGTTCCTTCTTTCCTATTACAGAGTTAATTTCAATTAACCATCAATTTAGTTCTTGGATGACAAAAAGCAGATTCCCTGGAAAGACGAAGTAGCAACCCAAGGAGGCAGAAGCTGTTGGAGCGAAGGAAGCTCTAAAATGGATGAAGGAATTAAACCGGTCTCGATAGAATTCAAGCAGAGATGGACGCACTTCAAGTTCTTCAGAGCCTACATCTACAGCATTTAGACTTGTCCAACCCTTTGATCTCATCATTAATGACATTTCTAGATTAGCTAAAATTTTTCTTAGCTTAATTTTAGGTTTTTGTTTCTTGAGCGATTTGCGATATGGTTGCCCATTTGCTTACTAGGGAAGCCGTATTCAAGCTAagttgtggtttttttttttttttttttttttttttttttt from Ipomoea triloba cultivar NCNSP0323 chromosome 6, ASM357664v1 includes:
- the LOC116022207 gene encoding putative late blight resistance protein homolog R1B-17, giving the protein MAFLAVTSLMRTLEFQFLHPQPRVILSNREQTESLYEKLGRFLVFLDIFEKNADNLPEMRAVIEEIIDVTVQADDDIEEELLTGFRTSVLQQQPTASTKLEETLQRIVDDVENLVQITINTSELVNSNLTVGGSYPQHTSHVDLVHEDTSEVVNSNLTVGGSSSQHNSCEEDAMVGQSEELDKVMSQLLGGKDKQPLQVMALVGMGGIGKTTFAKRIYDEPRVISHFDLRAWTTMSQEHNKGQAILDLCCCVKPSSSAFNNEMKDDLAEQLCKSLSGRRYLIIVDDIWTTAAWDDIHRCFPDDNNGSKILLTTRAKEVAKYAGSGECSYDMRFLNEKEGWGLFHKKFLEKELLERDEFKKVGMNIVRKCHGLPITVVVMAGLLSKTDKSIGEWEKIEKNLNSLLALDLHERFSRILTLSYNHLPSHLKGCFLYLGAFHEDSEIPVKKLIRLWIAEGFVETISHRKKLEEVCRDYLQDLIDRCLVMVSKKCFDGQIKTCTVHDLLLELCSSKAINENLLFLETTGSNHTFGRFLRLSDERWLSIKVVNTDFHISISSKKWRSILCFNSSGMKWFLQATSFKKLIVLDLSKIDFKSGVPQDITDLVFLRYLALASSMLLKHIPLDKNWNLQTLIISEGDDKDAHKLLPHGIWDNLQQLRHLEINHKLQVSIDLLKVQENLQTLYWLSISQCTEEVFKRIPNVKELGIVAGEHDKVLPQDLNNLCCLDYLEKLRVDGSDHPLHLPPQPQGHIFPKNLKELTFVSTRIPWSEMSIISMLSNLEVLKLKNSACKGQVWELTEGRGFPQLKVLIISGTDLKVWKAYRDSPFPKLERLKLKKCFELKEMPDCFERSMTLQLIKLVYCSASLVHSANKIKKDMFDVLDFHTRPDYHYYEEEGSSE
- the LOC116023542 gene encoding uncharacterized protein LOC116023542; the encoded protein is MVQANQFGGARVEDPKAHVVHFDRICQTIKMNGIPSDAIKLRLFPFSLQDQALSWLNSFPANHFVTWEQLYKALMQEYCPPSKAAKLKKLIQNFQQFGNENLYEAWKRFKELRRQCPKNLLTPGDFISSFYEGLLDSSKTILDMSSYGGIFMDKGPEHGEQIIERITSNTAYWYNEISEPPKKEKPAGMFEVDDKMAMQAQLNSIQHMLKQMMQNPKQRPHQSIAIVACCAICGGNHASQSCQLLDPSGQGSFSSMEQVDAIGFSRPQGQSFQGYGQQQRNQFGGQFGNQYGTSMNNQGRNPPPGFERNQGNMGGNQGNNWRVNQGQGQWNNQSGQGDKDKGKAPMQVESNESKKGAPKGKQTHDSVIPCNLLPFPQRLWKSKDTERENKFKMMLDKLEISMPFVDVVTQISSYKKFLKDTLSNKKKLENSAVVDMSEGALTCAVLQKHLPPKLKDPGSFAIPCIVGGFVVGRALCDLGASVSLMPYSLCKSLNLGGKKVPISSRLRMTYVAKAW